From a region of the Toxorhynchites rutilus septentrionalis strain SRP unplaced genomic scaffold, ASM2978413v1 HiC_scaffold_190, whole genome shotgun sequence genome:
- the LOC129781719 gene encoding piggyBac transposable element-derived protein 4-like codes for MSSDNESDDDLEKELEEICGFSPDVSEDGFETDAESFAGNNSDVSIIDILVASDNSDDYDKDSETERNTSEKELCVSGLRNQPNELEETFGLSDNLDTSEDELEDDSEALKSRKSLPVFLDKLSLRKNDHAKDVRMEKNASTNEPQPASSGLQNRKLTTEAASEKCNIDTDTANDDQPDDDCSEMDQSDEEENDWKKTDWPQQPNANNFDNVRLQASDNFPHNTKPSVYFAKFFDDSVIELLVTQTNMYAAQQKSRSWEPVSQDLMKAFLGITILMGLKPLPAVELYWSTDPFFWTEEIAAIMPCKRFKKIMENLHLNDNSAMPSRNSDQFDKLFKVRPLLNLLNSACQNAAKCTSSQSIDEAMIQFKGRSSMKQYMPLKPVKRGYKVWVRADSETGYVFQFDIYSGKRDNKAPTVGLGAQVVKQLTKQLIQNGFQGHFSFDRFFTSYEIVQYLFDHGIHVTATVNCNRSDLPVLIKQHKSQSKMRKHFRRGQYKWRVKKNVAFIMWQDVKMVTLLTTAFHPLTEKATCERTQHDGTTKTLPCPKAIVEYINRMGGVDRFDQKRKSYEVGRKSKKWWMRIFYFCINLAITNAHLLYSSNSRIRNPMLQLQFRLKLARDLVGDYTCRKRSLQAEPKYATKKPKMSSNYQKERVPDNLRLTDVGSHQLEQLPEYRRCRLCSTKTRNKRSKIQCTKCKVTLCATPCFRLFHEEQSLS; via the exons ATGTCGAGTGACAATGAATCGGATGATGACCTCGAAAAAGAGTTGGAGGAGATTTGTGGATTTTCTCCTGATGTATCTGAGGATGGTTTTGAAACAGATGCGGAATCGTTTGCCGGCAACAATTCGGATGTATCCATAATCGATATTCTTGTGGCAAGTGACAATTCTGATGACTATGATAAGGACAGTGAAACTGAACGGAATACATCTGAAAAAGAATTGTGCGTCTCTGGTCTCCGTAACC AACCGAACGAATTAGAGGAGACTTTTGGACTGTCCGATAATCTCGATACGTCTGAGGACGAGCTGGAAGATGATTCAGAAGCACTAAAAAGCCGCAAATCGCTTCCAGTTTTCCTCGATAAGCTTTCGCTAAGAAAAAATGATCATGCTAAAGACGTCAGGATGGAAAAAAATGCCTCGACAAATGAACCACAACCGGCTTCTTCCGGTCTCCAGAACC GGAAGCTAACTACTGAAGCTGCATCCGAAAAATGTAACATAGACACAGACACAGCGAACGACGATCAACCGGATGATGATTGTTCTGAGATGGACCAATCAGACGAAGAAGAAAATGACTGGAAAAAAACTGATTGGCCTCAGCAACCCAACGCGAACAATTTtgataatgttcgtttgcaagCCTCGGATAATTTTCCGCATAATACGAAACCGTCGgtttattttgcaaaatttttcGACGACAGTGTAATAGAACTGTTGGTTACACAAACAAACATGTACGCAGCTCAACAGAAAAGTCGAAGTTGGGAGCCGGTGTCTCAAGATCTAATGAAAGCTTTTCTTGGAATTACAATATTGATGGGACTAAAGCCACTGCCTGCTGTTGAGCTGTATTGGTCCACTGACCCCTTCTTCTGGACAGAAGAGATCGCTGCTATTATGCCGTGCAAACGATTTAAGAAAATTATGGAGAACCTACATCTGAATGACAACAGCGCGATGCCTTCGAGGAATTCCGATCAATTTGACAAGTTGTTCAAGGTTCGCCCACTTCTTAACTTATTGAACTCTGCATGCCAGAATGCTGCAAAATGCACATCATCGCAGTCGATTGATGAAGCAATGATTCAATTCAAAGGCCGATCATCAATGAAACAGTATATGCCACTCAAGCCGGTGAAAAGAGGATATAAGGTCTGGGTCAGGGCCGACAGCGAAACAGGATACGTATTCCAATTCGACATTTATTCCGGTAAACGTGACAATAAAGCACCAACTGTCGGTCTGGGGGCACAAGTAGTAAAGCAGTTGACCAAGCAACTAATCCAAAATGGTTTTCAAGGTCATTTCAGTTTTGACAGATTTTTTACCTCCTACGAAATAGTACAATATCTATTTGATCACGGAATTCACGTAACAGCTACAGTCAACTGTAACAGATCAGATCTTCCAGTTTTGATCAAACAACACAAGTCACAATCGAAAATGCGTAAGCATTTCAGGAGAGGTCAATATAAGTGGCGTGTGAAGAAAAACGTCGCTTTTATAATGTGGCAAGACGTCAAAATGGTTACACTATTGACTACAGCATTTCATCCACTTACCGAAAAAGCCACATGTGAAAGAACGCAACATGATGGTACCACTAAAACCCTTCCATGTCCAAAAGCTATTGTGGAGTACATAAATAGGATGGGAGGTGTTGACCGTTtcgatcaaaagagaaaaagctATGAGGTCGGAAGAAAAAGCAAGAAGTGGTGGATGCGAATTTTCTATTTCTGCATAAATTTGGCTATCACAAATGCACATTTGTTGTACTCTTCTAATAGTCGCATCCGAAACCCTATGTTGCAGTTGCAGTTCAGGTTGAAGCTGGCACGGGATCTCGTAGGTGATTACACATGCCGAAAACGAAGTCTACAAGCCGAGCCGAAATATGCTACAAAGAAACCCAAAATGTCATCAAACTACCAGAAAGAACGAGTTCCAGACAACCTACGCCTTACGGATGTTGGAAGTCATCAGTTGGAGCAGCTACCAGAATACCGCCGCTGCCGCTTGTGCAGTACGAAAACTAGGAATAAGAGATCTAAAATACAATGCACTAAGTGTAAGGTAACGCTCTGTGCAACACCGTGTTTCAGATTGTTCCACGAAGAGCAGAGTCTTTCATAA